From a region of the Helicobacter hepaticus ATCC 51449 genome:
- the mobA gene encoding molybdenum cofactor guanylyltransferase MobA: protein MQKIMIPCVILAGGKSSRLGEDKTQVAFGKENLSQWVFTHLSKICEKVYISTKDKKKFTFDAPFLIERSRIYAPIIGMINAFEKLKTQEILFVSVDTPFVRGETLRQLADSNAPITYAQSADKAHYLISKWHKSMLDALIWAYKSKSYALHRIIESHPHQSVLATEKECFNINTMDDYYNALKLYENME, encoded by the coding sequence ATGCAAAAAATAATGATTCCGTGCGTGATTTTAGCTGGGGGTAAAAGTTCGCGTTTAGGAGAGGATAAAACGCAAGTCGCTTTTGGGAAGGAAAATCTAAGCCAGTGGGTATTTACGCACTTAAGCAAAATATGTGAAAAAGTATATATTAGCACCAAAGATAAAAAGAAATTCACCTTTGATGCGCCATTTTTGATTGAAAGAAGTCGCATTTATGCACCCATCATCGGAATGATAAATGCCTTTGAGAAGCTTAAAACCCAAGAAATACTCTTTGTTAGTGTGGATACGCCTTTTGTGCGTGGAGAGACTTTGCGACAACTCGCAGATTCAAATGCACCTATTACTTACGCACAAAGTGCCGATAAGGCGCATTATCTTATTTCTAAATGGCACAAATCTATGCTTGATGCACTTATATGGGCATATAAGTCTAAAAGTTATGCTCTGCACCGCATTATAGAATCTCACCCACATCAAAGTGTCCTTGCAACAGAAAAGGAATGCTTTAATATCAATACAATGGACGATTATTATAATGCCTTAAAACTTTATGAGAATATGGAATAA
- the flhB gene encoding flagellar biosynthesis protein FlhB, whose product MADEEKTQAPSAHKIQKAREEGNVSKSPELAGFFILLVGLGLMFLLIPFWIECAQRIFHHINKLIILDVDRRLLGNLMLSIGLEVFFMLAPLFLVLMITGVIANIAQFGLLLSPKAIKPKISKINPITGIKNVISLKKILDGFMITLKVFVAFIVGFAVFVSFFNELPSVSMSGLYGQIMWFRQKALILIGVLLILFFIMAVSDYLIKRYQYIKSLKMSIKEVKDEYKQYEQSPEVKAKIRQMQQKIASNRMMQEIPSASVVITNPTHYAVALRYSEKEIAQGMPPILVAKGIDELAIRIKSIAREYDIKIIENPPLARELYRQLDLNQVIPHDLFAAVGQVLSEVAYLEEREGKKKMSKILEIAGEKVAKERQI is encoded by the coding sequence ATGGCTGATGAAGAAAAAACCCAAGCCCCATCGGCGCATAAGATTCAAAAGGCTCGTGAAGAGGGCAATGTCAGTAAAAGCCCTGAACTTGCTGGTTTTTTTATTTTGCTTGTAGGGTTAGGTTTGATGTTTTTGCTCATACCTTTTTGGATTGAATGCGCTCAAAGAATCTTTCACCATATTAATAAGCTTATTATACTTGATGTAGATAGGCGTTTATTGGGTAATCTAATGCTAAGTATTGGACTTGAAGTTTTTTTTATGCTCGCACCACTTTTTCTTGTGTTGATGATTACGGGGGTTATTGCAAATATTGCACAATTTGGGTTACTTCTATCGCCTAAGGCTATTAAACCTAAAATATCTAAAATTAACCCTATAACGGGCATTAAAAATGTTATTTCTCTTAAAAAGATTCTTGATGGCTTTATGATTACATTAAAGGTATTTGTAGCTTTTATTGTCGGGTTTGCTGTGTTTGTAAGTTTTTTTAATGAGCTTCCTAGTGTGTCTATGAGTGGATTGTATGGACAAATTATGTGGTTTAGACAAAAGGCACTTATTCTTATTGGAGTGTTATTAATTTTGTTTTTTATTATGGCAGTAAGTGATTATCTCATTAAACGTTATCAATACATTAAAAGTCTCAAAATGAGCATTAAAGAAGTCAAAGATGAATACAAGCAATATGAACAAAGCCCGGAGGTGAAGGCTAAGATTCGTCAAATGCAACAAAAAATTGCAAGTAATCGTATGATGCAAGAAATTCCCTCTGCCTCAGTTGTTATTACTAACCCTACACATTATGCTGTGGCATTGCGTTATAGTGAAAAAGAGATTGCTCAAGGTATGCCTCCGATATTAGTGGCAAAAGGCATTGATGAGCTTGCTATACGAATTAAAAGTATAGCAAGGGAATATGATATTAAAATCATTGAGAATCCACCGCTTGCACGCGAACTTTATCGGCAGTTGGATTTAAATCAAGTTATACCTCACGACCTTTTTGCTGCGGTAGGACAGGTGTTAAGTGAGGTAGCATATCTTGAAGAGCGTGAAGGTAAGAAAAAAATGAGTAAGATTCTTGAAATTGCAGGGGAGAAAGTAGCTAAAGAGCGTCAAATATAA
- the minC gene encoding septum site-determining protein MinC: MIKTRQHTLRLFEFEAGGSIQEYIDFITKHLPLLQRHTLGFRDEIDPQLQAFLQEHNLSFAHLSDMAHIYLTRKDSDIPAQPSFSDVQTAHTSSRTLFVQKVVRSGEEIYHNGDIVVQSQVNSGARIIAEGNLLLLSECSGSIESQGDYIICTKILAPAILFQDALLDEHFLHKINQSSALFKIIFKKDDDICVKDLV; encoded by the coding sequence ATGATTAAAACTCGGCAACATACCTTACGATTGTTTGAATTTGAAGCAGGAGGGAGCATACAGGAATATATTGATTTTATTACAAAACACCTCCCTCTTTTGCAACGTCATACACTTGGCTTTAGAGATGAGATTGACCCACAGCTCCAAGCATTCTTACAAGAGCATAATTTAAGTTTTGCTCATTTAAGTGATATGGCGCACATTTATCTCACGCGTAAAGATTCTGACATACCCGCTCAACCTAGTTTTTCTGATGTGCAAACTGCGCATACTTCTTCCCGCACACTTTTTGTTCAGAAGGTTGTCCGCAGTGGTGAGGAAATTTATCATAATGGCGATATTGTAGTGCAATCTCAAGTCAATAGCGGCGCTCGGATTATTGCGGAAGGAAATTTGCTTTTGCTAAGTGAGTGTAGTGGCAGTATAGAATCTCAAGGCGATTATATTATCTGCACCAAGATTCTTGCTCCTGCAATTTTATTTCAAGATGCACTTCTTGATGAACATTTTTTACATAAGATTAACCAAAGCAGTGCATTATTCAAAATAATTTTTAAAAAAGACGATGATATATGCGTAAAGGATTTAGTATGA
- a CDS encoding M23 family metallopeptidase codes for MGNKRLILASLGIMTLVIVGIIAFTSIIFETQEPRLNMQGQDLPTHWNLQDEMVVKFDDESGIRHYRVQVIFDGEILSDEKEIILNKPKSIKISLPKPSTLLKNGATLQYKIAVTDWSNSHFFSGNTAKVELNLVVDTTPPSVIPIASSYQIARGGSAIVAFEIKDMALQDVHINNGTDDFKLFKYLDNDIYVGIIAWPLKNKFFNAQIIATDKAGNITKQNITLMRNINVAYYHSNIRIEESFLQGKLNELLGRIDKKLHRDFNDDVERFVFFNEDIRKEDENRILKACNDLISDDGYIDESFRAFVPLKGSKLVGSFGDYRTYYLNKNKISEAIHLGIDVASVKNAPIIASNKGVVLLKSRLGLYGDTLLIYHGFGVSSLYSHMSDSHVDVSDEVNVGQQIGNTGMTGWAFGDHLHFSILVQGHFVRLSEWLDQKWVDDNIISVLAKTRAYYQAKHSAH; via the coding sequence ATGGGTAATAAGCGGTTAATATTGGCAAGTTTAGGTATTATGACACTTGTTATTGTGGGGATTATCGCCTTTACTTCTATCATCTTTGAAACACAAGAGCCACGTTTGAATATGCAAGGACAAGATCTTCCAACGCATTGGAATCTTCAAGATGAGATGGTGGTGAAATTTGATGATGAAAGTGGCATTAGGCATTATCGGGTGCAAGTGATATTTGATGGGGAGATTTTGAGTGATGAGAAAGAAATTATTTTAAACAAACCAAAATCTATCAAAATTTCTTTGCCAAAGCCTTCCACTTTGCTTAAAAATGGGGCAACGCTTCAATATAAAATTGCTGTAACAGATTGGAGTAATTCACATTTTTTTAGTGGCAATACTGCCAAAGTTGAGCTCAATCTCGTGGTAGATACGACTCCTCCCAGTGTCATACCTATTGCATCATCGTATCAAATTGCCCGTGGAGGGAGTGCGATTGTAGCATTTGAAATCAAGGATATGGCATTACAAGATGTGCATATTAATAATGGCACTGATGATTTTAAGCTTTTTAAATATCTTGATAATGATATTTATGTAGGGATTATTGCGTGGCCTCTAAAAAATAAATTTTTTAATGCTCAAATTATTGCCACAGACAAAGCAGGCAATATTACAAAACAAAACATTACTCTTATGCGTAATATTAATGTTGCTTATTATCATTCTAATATCAGAATAGAAGAAAGCTTCCTTCAGGGTAAGTTAAACGAACTTCTTGGACGCATTGATAAAAAACTCCATAGGGATTTTAATGATGATGTTGAGCGGTTTGTGTTTTTTAATGAGGATATACGCAAGGAAGATGAAAATAGAATCTTAAAAGCTTGTAATGATTTGATTTCAGATGATGGCTACATTGATGAATCTTTTCGAGCCTTTGTGCCACTTAAGGGTTCAAAACTCGTAGGGAGTTTTGGGGATTATCGCACTTATTATCTCAATAAAAACAAAATTAGTGAAGCTATTCATTTAGGTATTGATGTAGCAAGTGTCAAAAATGCTCCCATTATCGCAAGCAATAAAGGTGTTGTATTGCTTAAAAGTCGTCTTGGGCTTTATGGCGATACGCTTTTAATTTATCACGGATTTGGTGTTTCATCACTTTATTCACATATGTCAGATAGCCACGTTGATGTGAGTGATGAGGTAAATGTAGGGCAACAGATTGGCAACACAGGTATGACAGGTTGGGCATTTGGAGACCATTTGCATTTTAGTATTTTAGTGCAAGGGCATTTTGTTCGTTTAAGTGAGTGGTTAGACCAAAAGTGGGTTGATGATAATATTATTAGTGTTTTAGCTAAAACACGAGCATATTATCAGGCAAAACATTCAGCGCATTAA